Proteins encoded by one window of Octopus bimaculoides isolate UCB-OBI-ISO-001 chromosome 4, ASM119413v2, whole genome shotgun sequence:
- the LOC128247584 gene encoding zinc finger protein 253-like translates to MLYHCDICDKSFYKASNLTRHKVVHTGEKPYHCDICDKSFIRNSDLTKHKRIHTGEKPYQCDICGKSFSVTSTLTTHKHIHTGEKPYHCDICGKLFSVTSSLTTHKRFHTGENPYHCDICGKSFSHSGVLTNHKRIHARDKAYHCDTCGKSFSDRSTLATHERIHIGVKPYHCDICSKSFLRNYDLTKHKRSHTGEKPYCCDICKKSFTRNYDLNIHKRIHTGEKPYHCDICGKSFSVISSLTTHRRIHTGENPFHCYTCGKSFSQSGVLTKHKRIHTGDRTYGCAICG, encoded by the coding sequence ATGctctatcactgtgatatttgtgataaatcgTTCTATAAGGCAAGTAATTTAACGAGACACAAAGtcgttcatacaggagagaaaccttatcactgtgatatctgtgataaatcattcatTCGAAATTctgatttaactaaacacaaacgcattcatacaggagagaagccatatcagtgtgatatttgtggtaaatcattctctgtaacaAGTactttaactactcacaaacacattcatacaggagaaaaaccatatcactgcgatatctgtggtaaattattctctgtTACAAGTagtttaactactcacaaacgatttcatacaggagagaacccatatcactgtgatatttgtggtaaatcattttctcacagTGGTGTTTTAACTAATCACAAGCGAATTCATGCAAGAGATAAAGCATATCACTGTGATacatgtggtaaatcattctctgatagaAGTACTTTGGCTACTCACGAACGTATTCATATAGGAGttaaaccttatcactgtgatatctgtagtaaatcattcctTCGAAATTatgatttaactaaacacaaacgaagtcatactggagagaagccatactgCTGTGatatatgtaagaaatcatttactcgaaattatgatttaaatatacacaaacgcatacatacaggagagaaaccatatcactgtgatatctgtggtaaatcattctctgtcatAAGTTCTTTAACTACTCAtagacgtattcatactggagaaaaccCATTCCACTGTTACacatgtggtaaatcattctctcaaagtggtgttttaactaaacacaaacgaatTCATACTGGGGATCGAACATATGGCTGTGCTATCTGTGGTTAG